A window of Dermacentor andersoni chromosome 4, qqDerAnde1_hic_scaffold, whole genome shotgun sequence genomic DNA:
TTGTGCGCGAGTTAAGCCGCCATCGCCGGCTTACCCCTACCACGCTTTCAtttgcacatacagcgtacgttgcgcggcgacaattttatcgtCCTTTgactttaaacggaacctcacggcgacggcgacgccgactgcCGGAATACGCTTGGAATGTCCTTATAATTGCTGTCGTAGCAAAATGCGGACGCCTCCTGTGGGGGTACGTGCATGTCTAGTAATGAGGGTCGATTCTGAAGATaacgttgtaaaaaaaaagtcgcagtttcgtctaAATGGCGAAGAATCGATTGGAGTAACAAATcagtaggcagctatacgaagcaaggatagtaagatcttgatgagggctagttggttcatatttagaactgcggttgaacagcgcgaataaaacaagggcacgaggaaacaaataccaaagacaagcgcttgtctgtggtatttgtttttcCGTATcattgttttattcgcgctgttcaacctcagttctaaacaaggatagtagtttcacaGGCCGTGTGAacatggaaacattcgcttaataactgaattaacaagcatggtgtcagtgcgcaaAAGCAAATATcaacacatcccactcgatgagcgcggacactcgctgtcaatgcactggtgtgagcaagtgcggcagcagcagcgagcgaagtggccttcatgccgtctatcgcttcaacacaaaagcggctagaacacagcgcCAACAAAGGTACGAGCCACTGCAGATCCCTTTCAGGATGCGTCGCGCGCGACCGTGCGCGACCGTGCAAAGTGCGCAGTTGTTGGTGGAGTCAACCCCCTTACTGCCGCGCTGTCTGCCCGCTTTCCACTATATATGACACACGAGATATAGTCGCGATCGTCCGTTGTCCTTGcgtccggtcgcgaaatgcgcaggtGCTACCTGAGaacaacgccgcccccctccccctctcccatcCCCAAACCACCAtttgcgcgacggaagacggcgcgtttgctctccgttttctccttcgcgcgcgccagattgagccacggtcgccggcttccctcgcgtgctttcactcgcacatacagcgtacgacgagcggcgacagtgttatcgcccttagattTAATACGGAACATCTTGGCGCTGCCGACGGCGACGGAAAGTCTGTGccgtggagtgtccatataattgctatcgcaatagaaattTACTCGGACGCTTCTACTTCCGTCACACGAGGGGTGACGCAATATAGTAATGTGCGCCATAGCTCCGCCCTGTCTTCACCCCCAACTCTCTGAGGAAGAGGCAGTCTCCATCCAACTTTTTAGATAAGGATGCGTTTAtattgtgcgcgcgcgcgtttgtgtgcgtgTACTTAGGAACAGACACTTAGTGAACTCAACTCTAAATAGTTGAGCCGCTATCACTGGCATTAGTAGCATTGTGTTTGGCACTCTCACGTTACTGAAATATTCGCGCGTGAGTTTCCAACAACTCCCCTCAATACGTACCAAATACAATTGGAAGTAGGAAAACTAACGAAGGCAGTCCTGGCACACGTTCTCCAGGGCGTCAACCCTGAGTTCTTGCTAGGCCTGGATGACACATCCCTTTTTTAAAACCTTTCTTTCAACTGCAACACCAGGACTTTGCTCCAAGATAACGAAGTTCTTCACACTTTGTATGCCTACCGAAAGTGAGTGCTCAGTACTCACGACTCCCCGCTACACTCCGTCGAAATAACGCATCTTGCGACTCCGTAGCCAGTAGCTTCGAGGCACGTGCTTCGGATGTATCGCAAATGAGCAACATCACATCTCCTGTGGTACTCTGAATCGGAACAACGTTCCGACACAGACCAGAGTATCGCGGCCCCCCGGCAGTCAAGCGGAAATCTTCAGGCAAGTGAATTCCTCGTAAAGCAAGGCGATGTGCGCCATCTTTCTCGCCGTAGGCAACATGTGATTTTTGCAAAGAGGAAAAGCGAAGGGTGTACTCGCTTACGCACTGATTACCGTAAGTTTACTGCCGTCACTGTGCTCGAATACCAGCTTATTCAGTGTATCTACGATGTGCTAGACTACCCTGGTACATAGAAATATTTTTAAATTAAACACTACACCAGGCTACTGGCACGTCAAAATGCCCTCAGACGACATTCTGAAAACAGCTTTTGTCACGCCGAACGGTCATTGCGAGTGGTTGCCCCAGCTAAATTTGAACGAGCTGTCAAGGCAGTGGTAAGAAAACATAATTTCAACAATGCCGTTAACTACTTGGATGATGTCGTAGTTTCCACCGCCATATTTCCTGAGCGCGTAAAGCACCTCCAATCTGTATATCGAGCCCCCAGCACTGAATTGGTGAAAATAAAGCTGAAAATATGCCACCTTGGCGAAGATTCTAGTTGCTATCTGGGTCACATAGTCTCTCACAGCACCGTGTCGCCTAAACTAAGAAATGTAGAAGTGGTATTGCAATCCTCAAAACCAAGGCGTTCGAAAGAGTTGCAGCGTTTTCTTTGTGTCATAAATATTAACCGACAATATATTCCTAACTtcagcgacccccccccccccccccataattaTCCCACTTAGTAAAAACTTATGACAGACACAAATGGGAATCTTTTGTTCAGTGCGAAGAAGCTTTTAGGGAAATGAGGAAACGTCTGACTGAATAACCGATCTTGAGAATACATCCTTGCGAGAAACCTCGCATACTTTATCGCGGCGCGCCGAACGTAGGCATCGGTGCAGCCCTCAAACAACGAAATCATGAAGGCAAATAACATCCGGTCACTTATCACTCGCGCAAACTGCTGCAGCCGAAATAAACTATGCAGTATAACTGAGATTTAATGCCTAGCCGTAGCCTATGCTGCTTACAACTGGCACTGCTACCTCCCCGGTGAACCATTCTCTATCGTTACCGATCAAGCTGCCGCATACAATGGCTCAAAAACGTCAAACACTCACAGGGTCGCCTGTTTCGATGGTCCTTGAAGCTTACATGTATAAACTCAACATACGACACTAAAAGGGCAGCGAAAACATCAAAGCGTACGCATTTTTACGGAATTCACTAGTTCAACTCCTTATTTTACCAGAACTTCAAGAGCCACAGATGCAAGCACACTACTTAAAGTGGTGTCACCATTGTCACACGGAAAGGAATTAGCAAACTTCACGTACCTTCACAAACTTCGACTGGGCCTTTTGTAGAAAGCACAGCACCACTTcgaaaatggaccggtaacgaaAACTCTGTGGTTTTTGTCACCTCATTTTTATTCGTCAGAATTCGTGCCCGACATTCCATCTTGCGTCCGACACTGTGACATATGTCAAAAGTGCAGTAAACCTAAAACCAAGAGATTTGGTTCACTGGAAATGCTACCGCCCGCAGAGCAAGCCTTCGGCCTTCTAGCAATGATCACTATAGTTGGCTTTTCTGCATGCGGTTTCCCACAGAGGTTTATTCAGTTGGAAACAGATCACGCTATGCGTTATGCACGGGCCttcaaataaaacaaaatttctcacgCGTACACCTCTTGCCTCACCGCCATCTATGCTGCAGGGAAGCCACATAACTTCCTCTCTGATCATGTACCAGCGTTCACTGCAGGCAAATTCAAGCAGTTCCTAAAACGCCACAATAACGACCATCCGTTCACACCCACAGAACACCCCCAATGCGATTGCATGAATGAACGTATGAATCAAACCATTACGATCTGACTCAAGTGGGAAATGAATGAGCAACCACAGAATTCCTGGGTTAAACATCTTTCGGATGTTTCTCCCGTGTACAACAGAGCCCCGCAGGAGGCTACATTTCCACAATCATATCTAATATATGGGATACTTTCTTACACACCGTTGTTCataccactctgcaaagcgtggaAACAGCAAGGACTATTGAAATTCGAAACATTATCGCCTACTATGAGAAGATTAAGGTAATTTAGGACAATAACTTCCTTCACCAAGATGGTCAAGTTGGCGAGCTGGTCCTCTACCAAAACCCTTGGCTCCCAAAGAAAGGAAAACTGACTTCAGTAATGGGAGGGCCCTACACAATCCTTCGCACAGTgtctctacactctaaaaacaagaGATTATCTGCTTGTCCCACATTTCAATACCTTTTAGAGAGCAGATCGACCCCCTTCGAGAGTAGAATAACTCCCCGTGACAGAGTCTAATACTCTGCTCACATGGGCAATAGTACTCCCCCAGagcgagtgcttctactcctccaaacagAGTGTTTCTACTTcccagagtgcttgtactcctccTAAGACACAGACTGtgctccttcagaacagagtgctagcactcttcccaatagtgtggaAGCGCTCACCATGTATAGCCATGGTCACGTGAGAAGGGATTGGCAATACTTACAtttggggaatatttgattccttgaTAAGCAGGTCTTGTTGAATTAGATGTAATCTGCGGTCACCTAGTTAGTAAAATGAAACATTTTTTACTCTTAAagggtcaaaatctttattgataaGTCACAAGAGAAACTGAATATAAATTTGAGAAACATACGGGCAGACCCATAAAATCATATTACAATGACGCCTGTGAACATTACAACAAATCTTGTAATCATAAAAATATTCTCTAAAATTTTATCAGTAATACAATGTAGAAATATCTTTCATTCTTAATGGGCTCCATCTTTTCAATGATAAAGTATACAgtggaaagttaaacatagaacaaacgtgcGCAAACTAACAAAGTCTTGACGCtacgatcgaagagaaatatgcgccgaATTATTGGCCAGCAGGCGCATTTCTAGCACAATACAAATGCACTTGTACGGCAGAGGTCGCCAGATGAGCTGCTatgcatggggctggtaatgaaGATAAGTTGTGCAAGAAATCTGTTTTAGTGCCATGTTCTAAGACAGCAGCTTATTTGATAACGTCGTGTACaacgtatggatgttcctgattGAGAGTACAGTGATTTAAAAATGTGTCGTATATTCTCATGTAAGGTAACGGGTCTAGCTTAGCTTATAAATATTTCACAGGTGATTTATATATGGGCTGTACCCCCATTGGATCTAACCGTGTCTCGTCGTGGCTCTGCAGCAATATCCCGCCCAGTCTCTAAGCGGTACAGAGGCGTttcatatttcctattcggttggcaTCCTCACAAAAGTAGATTCCTGGTGCTATTGGGATAGATCGGTTACACTTTCTCacgaataaataaaattaaattgacAATATTATCCAGTGTGTAGCTAATGACTATAAAACTGCAAGGAATTAACATTGGCATTAAAATTTCTAACTCACGTTAACGCTACCGCAGGTGGTCCACACTCACCCGGCGCTCCTGATAGACCATCGTGTTGCCTCTGGGATGATGATCCACACTACACCCAGACAAACAAACTGTTCATAGTTATTAATAAGTCTAATAAGTGCATAATCATAAATGGTCATTAATAAGTCTCCCTCCGTTGGTTTATAGCGAGTAAAAAGACATTAGAGTGGGTCTGAGATATATTTCTGCAAATAGGGCAACGCTATAAGTACACAAACCTTATATATATCAACAAATTGGTTAGGAATTACACCTATATCATCTGTAGAATACGCAGCATCGCTGCAGGCGGCACATTGTTCGGCTTTCTCGCGTAGCACATTGAATGAGGACGCACTCAATGGCGTACCTGCAGGTTTAAGGTTTCTTAAATTGCGCGGAAAGTCGGTGCTAGGACGCCGCAATGCGGGGCAAGTTAAGCAAGGCTAGATCTACGTGAAGGAaacatcctcctcctcctaagAAAAGCTTCGGTATAGGTATCTCTAAAACGTTTCAAGCTATTCTGAAAGCTGGCCTTCGTTGGTGTCCCCGGTTCTGATGATTTCTGGAAATGTGGCCTCTATGAAGCGTCGTGTTTCCTCATTGTCGCCGATAAACTCTGGCCACTCGATCCCCGGTTTTCCGGTGAAGTTCACCAAGTAAGGAAGCGACAGCAGTTGTCGATCGAATTCACGCACAAAGTAGATCCACGCTTTGAGCCTGCCACCGCCCTGCGAAAGCAACTCTATGTCTTCCTGCGACCTAACGTATAGGCGGGGGTGCCACTCGAGGTGGTCCACGACCTCCAACATCCGCGCATCCATTTGGTAGACTTCGCCGCATACTTCCTGCACATATAATGGGAATGGTTACAAAGCAGAACCGACTCAACGAAAATAGCACACTGTGTTTCATTCAGTCGAGCTTTCTGTAAGACTGTTTTTCGTCTCAGAATTGAATCAGTAGGACCGGCAAGCTTAGCGAAATAGCTTGacattcttaagaggaagctttagctcgggccaaactccgacgcggcctattcaaatacatgtaaaaacgcaaaaacgtttttctgagatagcccctggaccgattttaatgaaatttgttgcatttgagagagaaagttaaattctagtgactgttggaagcggaattttgatttagggcttgaattttgttaaaagaattttcaaaaattcagacgtttgaaaaaaatagaagcacgaagtttacaagctaatagctctgcatcaaaaatagctatcgcgattctgtaaacggcatccattagaccattcaaagcggacaaatttggtatgtcagtttacatcttacgtgaatttgttacgttgtttacgaaggttttgcaaaagttgtaattacacattactccattttttgaggttcatgt
This region includes:
- the LOC126537403 gene encoding putative gamma-glutamylcyclotransferase CG2811, which translates into the protein MEATRVASGIRHHVFVYGTLKSGERNHNILNDANNGRSTLVGQARTIKKWPLVLLSAFELPCLLPCDGVGHEVCGEVYQMDARMLEVVDHLEWHPRLYVRSQEDIELLSQGGGRLKAWIYFVREFDRQLLSLPYLVNFTGKPGIEWPEFIGDNEETRRFIEATFPEIIRTGDTNEGQLSE